A genomic stretch from Carassius auratus strain Wakin chromosome 35, ASM336829v1, whole genome shotgun sequence includes:
- the LOC113054226 gene encoding uncharacterized protein LOC113054226: protein MQGKMNVELLVSLVSEHKELYDKRDSDYKNLDKRELLWSGIAQQMGLDVEEVKHKWKSLRDTYTRKKREDDCRSGQAAKNKKTWKFMKVMEFLATSTEFRSVHSNISPENMNEGVEQVVVQKEVSDREEASASTSPGSSFSSPTVTRSTFNKRKRPETPDLLDRYLLSKEARESEKEERRREKEERREQRREQQNDENYLFALGLIPALRRLSPAVQSSVKLKIHQLLHDAEFGQASSAFFPQQSPVSYHQVPPQTPTNYGCSTTSWLP from the exons ATGCAAGGCAAGATGAATGTAGAGTTGCTGGTCTCGTTGGTGTCGGAACACAAAGAACTATATGACAAACGTGACAGCGATTACAAAAATCTTGATAAAAGAGAACTGTTATGGAGTGGTATTGCACAGCAAATGGGCCTTGATG TGGAGGAGGTAAAACACAAATGGAAAAGCCTGCGAGATACATATACACGAAAAAAGCGCGAAGATGATTGCCGAAGTGGACAGGCTGCTAAAAACAAGAAGACGTGGAAATTTATGAAGGTCATGGAGTTCCTCGCAACATCAACTGAATTTCgaag TGTTCACAGCAATATTTCTCCTGAAAATATGAATGAAGGGGTTGAGCAAGTGGTGGTTCAAAAAGAAGTCAGCGACAGAGAAGAAGCATCAGCAAGCACGTCTCCAGGATCATCCTTCTCCAGCCCAACTGTGACCAGGTCTACTTTCAACAAAAGAAAACGGCCAGAGACACCAGACTTGTTGGACCGGTACCTTTTATCCAAAGAAGCCAGGGAAAGTGAGAAAGAGGAacgcagaagagagaaagaggagcgcaGAGAGCAACGAAGAGAgcaacaaaatgatgaaaattactTGTTTGCTCTTGGCTTGATACCAGCACTAAGGAGATTGTCCCCAGCCGTACAGTCTTcagtcaaattaaaaatacatcagcTGTTGCATGATGCTGAGTTTGGCCAGGCCTCTTCTGCTTTTTTTCCACAGCAGTCACCGGTGTCCTACCATCAGGTCCCCCCACAGACCCCAACAAACTATGGCTGCTCTACAACTTCTTGGCTACCCTAA
- the LOC113054225 gene encoding protein ALP1-like — translation MNISSTSNSSSSSSDEEIIVLLNEERRRKRRRFWVHPIVTRREEHGEFYRLVQELKMYHERFRGYFRMSVSEFENLLQQLAPLLTKEQTHYRKPIDPEQRLAVCLRFLSTGDSYRSIAFSFRLGVSTVASIVSETCDALWHCLRDEHLPVPTEEMWRSTARRFHERWNFPNCLGAMDGKHIFIQAPANSGSLYFNYKGTFSVVLLALVDADYRFLVVDVGSYGSNSDGGIFANSVLGKALRNGTLNVPPPSELPGAPELGKVNHVIVADEAFPLKPYLLRPYPGRRLPTDKRIFNYRLSRARRISENVFGILSQRFRVFQRTLQVQPSVVDKVVKAACALCNYLRPNGNDQNRATEDDHDCEQPLQGFEHCRGQRASVEAQNVRELYKEYFNSPAGEVAWQYDHVNHALGNR, via the exons atgaatatttCAAGCACCAGTAACTCTAGCTCCAGTTCCAGCGATGAAGAAATTATTGTTCTGTTGAATGAGGAAAGACGCCGGAAAAGACGCCGATTTTGGGTACATCCCATAGTTACGAGAAGAGAAGAACATGGGGAGTTTTATCGACTGGTACAAGAGCTGAAAATGTATCATGAGCGTTTTCGGGGGTATTTTAGAATGTCCGTCAGTGAGTTCGAAAATTTACTTCAACAACTGGCTCCCTTGCTGACGAAAGAACAGACACACTACCGTAAACCAATCGACCCAGAACAGCGTTTGGCCGTGTGTTTACG ttttctaAGCACTGGGGACTCGTACCGCTCTATTGCGTTCAGCTTTCGACTTGGTGTGTCAACTGTGGCTTCGATAGTGAGTGAAACCTGTGATGCATTGTGGCACTGCCTCAGAGATGAACATTTGCCAGTGCCTACTGAAGAGATGTGGAGGAGTACAGCCAGGAGATTCCATGAAAGATGGAATTTCCCTAACTGCTTGGGAGCCATGGATGGGAAACACATATTCATCCAGGCCCCTGCAAACTCTGGTTCTCTATACTTTAATTATAAAGGTACATTCTCCGTTGTATTGCTGGCCTTAGTTGATGCAGATTACCGCTTCCTGGTGGTTGATGTGGGGAGCTATGGCAGCAACAGTGATGGAGGAATCTTTGCCAATTCTGTACTGGGAAAGGCACTCAGAAATGGAACTCTGAATGTTCCCCCACCAAGTGAACTTCCAGGTGCTCCTGAGCTGGGAAAAGTTAACCATGTCATTGTGGCGGATGAAGCTTTTCCGCTGAAACCATATCTCCTCCGGCCATACCCTGGACGCCGCCTCCCCACAGACAAGAGAATTTTCAATTATCGTTTGTCTCGGGCACGGCGCATCTCTGAAAATGTATTTGGCATCCTCAGTCAACGCTTCCGGGTTTTCCAAAGAACTTTACAGGTTCAACCAAGTGTTGTTGACAAAGTTGTCAAAGCTGCTTGTGCGTTGTGCAATTATTTGCGCCCGAACGGAAATGACCAGAATCGTGCCACAGAGGATGACCATGATTGTGAGCAACCACTACAAGGCTTTGAACATTGTAGGGGGCAGCGGGCATCTGTGGAGGCCCAAAATGTCCGAGAACTGTACAAAGAGTACTTCAACTCACCAGCAGGAGAAGTTGCTTGGCAGTATGACCATGTGAACCATGCTCTGGGGAACAGATAA